From Solanum stenotomum isolate F172 chromosome 2, ASM1918654v1, whole genome shotgun sequence:
CAACATCCTGTCAATTCAACCTATATGTATATCAAGTGgtcatattcttttttttttttcctttttcttttcttaaatttgctATTTAGGATTTGGTATCATTTTGAGATCTAATAAATCCGAGTTTGcacttttttttatgaaattatatttattttatggctCGTTTGGACATGTAATAcaaaattatgatttgaaatcaCACTAATATGAagcaggggcggctcaacataATTTgtggcctaaagcgaaatttttattagaggcctaaaatctatataaattttatctatatctttttatttttctaaatttctagACGTAAATTACTActtaatatcttttatataaatgatttttcaaacacttttttttaattattagttttaagtaagattttatcaattcaacattgaaaaacatcgttttattgagacaattattatttgaattattaacacaattttataagtaataagttgataaactttaaagataagagttaaaatcatagaatttgattcaaaaagttgataacttggtatacctactttaatatgaaaattaacaaataaatttttttaaaaaagaatttgtaatgcactttgttcaacacttttcgactattaattcatatttttgaaaatgtattactctaactatcaaagatttgaagaaatagagtgcaaaaagagttacaaaggataaataATGTGAGTATTAACGAAGAAAATGTAAGAATCCAAAACAATGTTTCcttaatttcttctatttgaatgaATGGGGTtaagatacataattttttatttgtaaaaatttGGGCCTAAGGCCAATGCCTAAAATTTTATAGGCAAGAGCCGGCACTGATATGaagttaaaatttgatttggatATGTAATTTAGATTTCTTATACAATCTCCTAGGGCTGTTCAAAACTGATAATtcgaataaaaaaaagtttggtTTTGATCTTTTTATTATCAGGGTATCAATTTTTAACGGTTTTGAAGTTTTTATTAACAGGTTAACCGATAATCCGATAGtaaattgataaattatatttatatcattcgGTATATAAAGTCCTTGACTTAGAATTAGTTTCATATTATTTCTAGCAATTTCAAACTTTTGGTTATTTTACAATGTGTTAGTGTTGTTTTTTTATCAAGATACAATCTATCAACTGATGTGCATGGtttatttggtttgtcaccatgttttaaagtgattttcaattatttattttttgtgacaaATCTTAACGGTTAAGCCGATAATTGAACCGACAAGccaatatcttaatggttcATAACGTTTAGCATGTTTACAAACTGATAACTGATAAGTCGAAccgataaattttaaaatcaaaccgaaccgaccgatacaCACCGTACAATCTCCTTTCtttgaagatatatatatagaaactCTACCGGTTTGTTTTTAAggaatagaaaataaatattacattaTCATAAATCTCTATGAGATATAAGATTATTATTACAGTATCACAAGCGATTGAAACttaataattgtaaaataacaaattaaagggCTCGGGATATATATTACTACTTCGTTGTACTTGTGGAAAACTTTATCCATATTCAATTCATCATGACCAAAATGGGTAACAGCCACAGATCTAATGCTTTTTGCCATAGAATTTCTGACGTTTTAAAGACATCACTCTCCttttcaactatatatatacatcacTTCTACTGGAGATGGATTGTATGCAGGAATTTTATATTATCAAATCACCTATAgatatatgttattgaattgaATAAAACTAAATCACTTCTAAACGGATTTCAATGATATTCctaaagtattttttatttttaattatgtgcAAAAAGTTACAATTTCAATTTGATATTCCAGACTTTGTATATGATCATTGAGATGAGACTAACATTCTATTCctacataaaaaaagaaaaagaaggtaaCAATAGGTTGAGAGATCATATATCGTGTTGACAAACTTTTTCGTCAATACAAtacaatgtaaaaaaaatacttatgaCTTACGTTTGCAATCAGAAGGTTGAGCCAAAAGTTCCCATTCGTAGGAACACCCTTGGCTGAAGCGATCTTCGTTTTTTCTGCCCAACATGCGCGGTTAATATCATTCATACGTACGCCCATTTTTCTGAGCGATACTttagaaatgttacaaaatctcTCTCAAATTCCTCATAATATATGCTTTATGAACGCTTCTACTTGTTAGATAGATATTTCCCTTATTATTCTCTATTCCATCAGGAACcgattaataatttatattcaaaagattagaatatatatgtcatttcagttaacaaataatgactTATCTATGCAAGTTCAGTTAAAAGTTTAACTCATCTAtgagttaacaaataatggtaTAGATGCGCTAACAGATCGCATAAATGAgcctttttctcaaagttcaatgACATAGTTGAGTTCTTTTTCCCTATTTATATTAGCATCAGAAATTGATGCATATTATGATACATACTTGAAAAGGCACTATAAGAGGAGTGAACAAAGTGTAGGCTATTGGAAGGGAAAAGTCTAGTATAAAATGAACCAGCAACTCCTGTCACAAAGCAATTTGCAGGATCAAATAatccatattttttttcctcagACTTTGATGAAATGTCGGTAGCAATCGAAAAATGGTATTAAAATCATTGCTGGGAAGATCATTCAAGAAAACATGAAATTCCAGCGACTTATGAcccttgttttttctttctttatcaaTAGTTTGAATGAGTTGAGACACTGGCAAGAAAGTGTTTGGTTCAGAAGAACAACCTAAATCCGCAATGCAAATAGTTTCTCTTGGGGAAAGGTTGTTGTAGAGAGAAGGTATGGCTTCATCTGTTATTGATTTTGTCATGAGGATCACCTTTTGCTGTAgaaaatcaaaaggaaattgTTACTCCcttcgtctcaatttatgtagtacttttcggatttcgagattcaaacaagtttatttttgactataaatttttcatacatcttttaaatattttgaattgtcaattattgtgactgaTAATATACTGTTtacgtagtttataaatatatataaactttatttcaaaaaatttgaagatttcatgcgtAAATTGCCGGTCAAAATCTTACCGCCGTCCCACCTCAATTGTTTAACTAAAAGTGTGTGTGATAATACCTGAAACAGAGAATTTTTGGCATAGCTAGCGTCTCCCATTCCTCCATTCATGTGAAGAACTTTAGTGAATTCCATCTTTTGTGTGTGTATACGTTATCCACTTTTGGCTTAATATATTTCCAATGAGGGTATTACTTATTTATAGATTATTTGGTTTGGGGGAGTAGTAAATCGGTTCGGTTTGATTAGATCCGGGACGGTTACACATCTTATAACTTATGTAATATCTATCATATTTATCTATCTACATTACTACTCCTTATTCTAACCATTGATTACATGGAAGACTTCTTCATCTATAAATAATGACGCATCTTCCTTTGTGTTGGGTAGGAGATGAAATATGCTAAGTGTGGAAAAATATTACTCCATGTActagtgaaagagagagttgagactaagaaaatatttcaagtctTCAACTAAATCTGAAATTGGTTGAGCTGTACAACGTTGTTGGGCTGTTGTATATATCCtagaggggacaagtcaagagatATACTATTGATCGGTGTAGATTTTATACCACAGTGAGATTGAATCTCtataaagagagcgagatattcACGCCTCAAcctaaatatttgttatttatttttgtcatttaatttTCAACGATAATCTctattatatttatgatatattacaccaacaattTGTGATTACAAACTATTGCATGCCATGGAAAAACAAGCAACGTATTAGGCGTACTATCACAAGAAGTTTGCCTAAGTGAAACAGAAATTAGGCTGTTGTCTATTACTTTATCTTCTTATGATGGATTGTGTGATACCAATGAGCTTGCTAATTTTATCTTCTTTCTGTCTTTTTCGATTGAGGCATTGTACACATGCATATATAGTTGACGTGCAAGATAGTTGAAcaaacccaataatttttttgtagattctatatttgtattagaaaattaaaatatatatatattaacttacGAATCTGATGACTCAGTGGTAAGAAAGTGCCATGAAAATGCTAtgtattaattgttgtttatcTCATGAGATGTCTAGAACTTGTCTGGTGTGTATAGAATTAAGTGAAACAAAGTTTTGATTCGCGGATATGATTTGGAATTTCTTTGTTAAGCcaatttttgacaaaatatttgtttacgGTTTACCCTAACATTTATTCTTTGTTAGCCCCTTTGAGCCTTTTAGCCTATTTCACTATTAGTCgcttaaattagttttttttttatatatatttgttgattAACTTTGCATTAATTTCATCTCGACATTCCTAGTgcattttaaagttgaaaacttagaaggaaaggaaaaaggaaGGGGAAACAATTGGAATTGggatgaataaaaataaagaaagtcaATTGGTGCCCATGGTTAGAAAttcaagtgtttttttttaaaaaaaattgttgatatATAGTAAGGTGAacaaaaaagcaaaaagaaagaagaaaagggttgaaaatttgaaaaaaaaaaatatatattaaagaatataGAAAAATTGTTCGTTACTAATTAACTATGTGAGAAAAATAAGGCGAATGCTTAAAGAAAAGGGGAAATATAAGGGGAAGcttaagaaaaaagttgaaattggGAAGCCACATATATAGATGATGTAAATTTTGTGATTTATTTCTGCTTTATAATATGATTGTATTTGCCTGTTATATTATGTTTGTGAGTTGATTCTATAGTTTATGtagtttggtagagtgtattagtcaAAATAATGCATACATTAACTCtatgtattagtaatattttgtgtggtatattttttcatgttatgtataaataatacttgcattagttatataCTTTATTGTATGTTAAGGAgtgcattactaataccatggatttctacgtattagcatggttaaagacTCCATTACCcctcaaaaagttttttttttacatttttccaTCATAATTGTGAAtgatatctttgtaaataaatatttttatgcaatgcatgttatttttaatacatcaaaccaaacaatgcataagaaataatctatgtTTATTTAATGCAAGCATTATTAATACACGCATTATAAATGCAAgcattattaatatattttatttaatattattcttaTACCCTCTGGAAAATGACCTTATGTTTAAAGTGTTTTGATTATCTAAATAGGAGTAATTCTATTATATTTGCGTATTTAAGTGGGTGATATGTGTTCAGTGTCTAGTTAGTTGTTTGATGACAACAAAGGTTAATTAAATGTGGACTAGTGATATTGGGTATATTTACCACCTTTTagttaagattttttttttcagtgtTTGCTGTTATGATTTAGTGGGACCTTTCAGGTgttttaaatattatgtataCCCATATTTAGTCATTTTTAGAAGGAGACAAATATTATGGAAACACAAAGCAAGAGTGAAGGCAGGCAGACTCAACAATACTggggcctaaagcgaaacttaaaaaatgggttttaatatatatttttttatcatatatatttttatttaaaatctacttttctAGCTATTATAAATGCGAAGTCATTAAATATctcttttataattaatttattttaataattcattttcaaatgataacATGGCTAATTCatttaatctttcttgagacattgttgatcttaaagaagatataaatcaaatttaatttcgaaaaaaaaaaattggttgagGCAACGATTACATGAACTGTTAACATTATCCTATAAGTaatatgtgtatttggaaaagaatcaagtctttttatttgattgagtattttcggtggatcattatcttctacttgtattatttctcttaacacttttgattcaaaaaataaatataaaccaTCAATATCAAAATAACTATTCTGTgttaaagaaagttcaagattaagacaatatttttttaaaattctcatcatctagtgatctcaatattttaccactaaataagaaatcaaaaatatttttatatgcttcaattggttcaaatctattttgaagtgaaaaaatagtttgatcttACTCTACATATATTTAGTGCTTTCGTTATCCctattttcatcaaaatatttcttacgAAATTCGGTTTATATtcatctcatatgcaatttccttagtagaaatcatagcactcatagtacatataatttttttgttaaaaaaaagcatatataagtaattattatttttttaaaatgggggCTTCCAAAAAATATGGGACCCCAAGCGATGACTTTAGTGGCCTAGGGGTTAAGGCGGTCGGGAGTGAAGGTAAAATTCTAGGTtaattcttcatcttttttccTAACATTATTTCTTGTTACTACATGAAATAGAGCTTTCGTAAttgttttatttggaaaatatatattggattggttttaagagtcgccacttaatttttaaagaaaatcaagaaaactgattttcaatagattaaaacaggaaatcgattgaaaatatttaaagaggGGTTCGAGgttcctattaatattctaggaaggtttttaaaGCACCTGAAATatccgctaatgcggttatTCGACGATTAATTTATTTAGCTAAAATAAAGtaacttaatttgattttagcaatttttatagttagaaccattttaaaggaaaaaaaggaaactatttaaatattatcTAAGGGTGctatcttaaaaaatattttctttaaatcttGTTAAGAGAGGGCTAATTTAGTTAATTTCTTTTAAAGCGAAAATGGACATCTTTCGGggatttaaatttttcaacCTTAAAATTAACGGCAAATACtaacaagtaaataaacatagtaagacaaaaagggaaagagatttgggcccaaatttggtttctgtccgcctgggccaGTATTCGGGCCCATTTTTCGTTTTGGGTCTTTGGCCCATTTGAGTCACCTGCACCTGTCCTATACTAacgtaaaagaaatatttttctttgggCCTTAGGCCTAATTTTTCACCTgtctaacaaaaataagaacaacGACTAGATGGGCTTAGgcccaataataacaaaatacaatgtctttttatataaaaagtGGGGCCAAAGGCCCAATCTTTTTCAATTCTCATCCGCTTTCGCATTCTTCCAACTTCGAGACCTGTTCGTCGATTTATTTTATGGTTGGCCGACTCGATAAAAGGAATTTGAGTATTTATGTCTCCCTCGAAATGCAACAGGAATGTGATTGGAGTCCATGGAGAACTCGGGCAAATTCACATGCGATAAAAAGGGGAAAAGAggattaatattaaaaatagcaaCCAAAGTAGGGTGTGTTAAAATGAATTATTACAATGACCTTGACAAACATAGATAATTGGCCATAACTACCGAAAAGGAAGAATGAAAATGGACTTGCTAGACATGGTTGAGACCAAAGCATACAAGTGCAGACAAATATATTAGTCTAGGCCATTATTTTAACAGAGAgatattcataaaataaaatgattaacaTGACTAAAATCCTCTTCACATAGATAGGATTTGAACGATCATAACAACCCAGCAAACAAAATTGATCAGGAAAGACTTATACATACATATCACTTATGGTACCAATCAGACACCAATGtgcatttaaattattaaaaaaatgcttTAAAAATGAAAGATCTAGACAACCAAAGACTGCATAGTGTGAAACCAACTAATACTTTTTAACAAATTCTAAAATGACGAATTGGATTTTTGCTAACACTAGCGATTGGACTTAAAATCGTGCTAAGGAGGAAGATATAATCACACTTGGGGGTCAATATTGTTCATAAAAAAAAGCATGAAAGAAATAACTAACCGATCATAGTACCCAATTTATTTGAAGATCAAATCAGCCTCCGACACTCTTAATTGCGAACATGAGGAGCTTAAACAAAAGACGAGCAGCAAAACAACATACGGAATATAGCACTATTGAACGGGAACAATCAATTTTGAAAGAACGATAAAGCTAAATAACGAGTGACATTCTTAATTAATTCCAGAACGAGGGCGAGGGGGCTATTTTAACATCAAAGCTGACCTTAACCTAAGAAAGAGAAGTGGAACAAAGTCTTGAGAGTTGAAGAAATCGACTTAGGAGCAGAGATATCTAAAAGGGAGCTGAACAAACTGATTGAACATTTAAGACTCACTCaagctttaaaaaataatactttgaAAATCGAGCTAAGGGAGAGGGGAAAAACAAACAGCCACCGAAAGGGGGTGATCAAACATAGATACCATTGGCATTCATACTTACACGCAACATAAGCATGAGCATTATTTCGATGAAAATAGAAACATAGCAGTGTCATGGTGATTAACCAGTGAACAAGACGGCAAACAGAGAAGTAATTTCAAAATACACACTAAATTATTTTAGAAGCGAAGCCCATCCTACAAAACTCAGAGAAATAagatgaaaagtaaagacaacacCTAGCTTTAAAATACCTCATATAGGTATCTCGACGTCCACATAGAACACAACTCAAGGCAGCATATATTGGAGACTAAAAGAATAAGAGAGTTAGGAGTGGTTTACCTTTTGATGGGCAGCGACCGGACAAACGAGCTGGAGTGAGCAGCGACTTCACACCAAAGGAGGATCCGAGAACTTCAAAATTCAAGTCACGAATTAGAACGCTTGAACCGACTTCGAACAAAGACCCCTTCAAGAACTTAAGActagaaaaaattgtatttttgaatttttccaaaGTGTGAAAATTTAATTCCTTCCCTCCGAATTCCCCCTTCAAGACTAAATGCCAAGAGAACGTTTATACCAGGAAATTAGGGTAGAAAAGAGAGGGGAAATCCGGATGGAATTTTGGCATTCGAAATTTGAAATCGAAATCCTTTCGCCCTTTTGGACAAACATCTTTTTCTGAGGTTTTCAAcccattccgaaagaggaaaggggagAAAAACGTGCTTGTTGCCTGCTGCCGTACAAGTTCTGGTTTCTTGTCGTTGAGTCGCTAGAGGAGAAATACGTTGGGGATGGTGTCGCTTTTGCTGGGAATGTAGGCTATTCTGGGTCTCTTTGCTGAACATAAAATGGGCCGGGTAAGGGAGAAAAGAGTGGGCTGGGCAGTGATATTTGCTGGTGGGCTGCTGCTGATGGGATATGGAGTTGAAGAAATTGGGTTGAGTTTCTTTTATGGATAAACTACCTTATTAGACATACATTACTACTAAATATACTaatattatctttactttcaaataattacatatattaccacttttaatattttataccatatatatatatattatttgaggATACAATTAGATTATTAGATACCCACATACCTTAAGACTaggattgattaattatctgCTTAATTAACTCTTTCACTCCAAATCAACCACTATCTCTTAATTCTCCCTTCCCATATTTATCACTCAATTATGTCTCCTCCTTTATGATTCAGGAATTTCATCGTACAATTTCATTCCAACAATAGCTAATCTACTCTCTTCTTCTCAAGATATCATCACCATGGCCGACAAATTCTCCTGAACCCAAATATTATTCTGTATTGTTCATTTATAACTAGATCAAATCAAAGTAATTGCTATAGAGAAAACTTTAATTCAGAGTGGGTCTTGATTGTTTGTCTCCGGAAGAAATGGATCTTAGTTTTGATTATGTTATGCCACAACGCAAAAGGATCAAAGGGAGTATTGTAGAGAGTTTTTGTTTGTTGGTGTTCTTCTAAGGCTTTCTTTGGTTACCGTGACATGGTTTTGGTAGTACCAATATTACTTTGATATAGCCCTTGAAACATGTGTATCCAATAAATAGTAATCTTAATTAAGATCTGAGTTGTATTTTTAGTAATGGGGTGTCTGACCATGTATATGTATCCACCATTAAATTTCGGATACATGATTTTTAACAACACGATGATATTAATGATACGACAGATACTCTACAGTCGTGATTTGTTCCTAAATTCATGTGATTCAactacatttcatatttagatacacataattacaTGTATATGCTTATTATGCATTCGaaatacatgtttttggatataacgtatgaaatttaaatacacataattagatgtatatgcttactatgtattcgagatacatgtttttgaatataacatatgcaattgatacttgatacatcaaattagtactagatacatataaaagatacatgaaattaatattatatatatatatatatatataaatagatacataaaattaatactagatacctataacaaatacatgaaattaatgctagatacttctatgatacatatgaattcatgtatctaagtgtttagtttgttggatacatcatatattgatatagatacatcaaattaatgaatttattattttaagagtaataatttgaaattaatcaaattgcattaccaagatatacatgtttttatcttatattaataatattaatgaatttactatttcaaagaataataaaatgaaattaattttctatgtattttgaaaatcctcaattactcctctaattaaggaaatcagttccaaccaattaatttaaataaataaattttgtatttcaattttaaaatttggcaAGATACTGCATGTATCTCATGGATTCAGACTCATATATCCTTAAGCATAAAATATGGTACATGaagtaatatttaaaactattgagaatcttaataattaagacctaaactagtgggatttatgtgGTTTGCCCTTCTTTTATTATGGAACGACCGAAGGGAATAAATAAAGGgcaaatcacataaatatgatatattaagaaatatttaccatctatggcaatataatttttctaacttaatataacaattttttggattaaaaaattGTACCGCTTCGCCTTTTTCTCTATCCTTTTTCTCttcctcatcttcttctttttatttttcttcttttcgtCTCTTTCTGTGTTATTCTCTCTtcctcctctttctttttttattcttcttcttcttcttttaaaattttcatttaaataattattctcaAATCAATTTATCcatatttcactatttttatccaaaaacaCGACgagaagagaaataaaaaaataattttttttttacaatatcatattctcaaacaaaaatttcaaatctctAAAATTACAACAACAAGAATTCACCATTGATGGTCACTATaaagcttcaaattttgaattcattttaTGAATCTTACGAACTCGTGATTAGTTTAGATTGGTTGAtcctacaaataattgaaaatgcagtttaaagtttatatctcaattttaagagggttcaattaagtttataattgattttaggagaaatataAGATTGAAACTCAAAAAAGGTAAAGTTTATGGAACTATATCGCaattgtattaaagttgaattagatatgttttataattgtattaaaataatgaacagtatatttataatacatattgcaaactttacTCTCTTCTTAGTGAGACCAACCAAATGATTTAGGTAACACActtaataatacatttataatacatgcacactacatttttaatatatattgcaaacatcactcatgttcttagtgatacaaaccaaaataatttataacacatataatacatgttttattcatgaataatacaagtttaattcagtctatagattattgtcttgtctttcgttagttacgtttttcatttattcttaattttctcttctaattcaactttaatattgtgtatacacttttaatgcaaatttaattcattttgtagtttattatttgttactattagattacttgtttaattcattttttatataagtttaattcactTTGTAGATCATTGGCTGCTCTTTCAttagttacatttttttattcgtgcttaattctctcttctaattcaattttaatatttgtgtaatacacttttaatacaagttaattcattttgcagtttattggttgatttgttacgATTGAATTACTTGATTatttcattattgatacaagttttatttaGTTTACAAATCACATAATGCTCTTTagtttgctacattttgcattcatgtttaattcgcttctaattcaactttaatatgtgtgtaatacatttttaattcaactttaattcaTTCGGCAgtttattatgtttcttcatttgttaTGATTAGATTACTTGTCTGCTCTTTCGTTTGCAATTAGTTTGGATAGGTTGTtcctacaaataattgaaaatatcttttggagtttatatctcaattttaagaggTTTTGATTAAGTTTAGAAttgattttaggaaaaataCTAGATTGAAGCACGAAAAGGATGAAGTTTATGGAACTATATCGGGtttgtattaaagttgtattagatatgtttcataattgtattaaaattgtataaaaatcatgaacaatacatcctacatttataatacatattgcaaatttCACTCCCTTTTTAATGATATCAACTAAAACAATTTAGGTAACACACTTATAATATATGCACAATACTtctttaatacatattgcaaacatcacttacgttcttagtgatacaaatccaaaataatttattagacacatataatacatgttttattcatgaatactacaaatttaattcagtttataGATCGGTGTTTTGTCTTTCGTTAGTTatgtttttcattcattcttaattttctcttctaattcaactttaatatcgtgtaatacaattttaaagcaaatttaatttatttacttgtttaatatttgtgtaatacacttttaaatacaattttaattcattttgtaatttattgatttgttacgattgaattacttgtgaaattcaTTGTTGATACAAATTCATTCAGTTTACATAGAATGCTATTTggtttgctacattt
This genomic window contains:
- the LOC125855636 gene encoding S-adenosyl-L-methionine:benzoic acid/salicylic acid carboxyl methyltransferase 2-like; its protein translation is MEFTKVLHMNGGMGDASYAKNSLFQQKVILMTKSITDEAIPSLYNNLSPRETICIADLGCSSEPNTFLPVSQLIQTIDKERKNKGHKSLEFHVFLNDLPSNDFNTIFRLLPTFHQSLRKKNMDYLILQIAL